A genomic region of Thunnus maccoyii chromosome 13, fThuMac1.1, whole genome shotgun sequence contains the following coding sequences:
- the LOC121910250 gene encoding cytokine receptor common subunit gamma-like, producing MTTTLLLLLCLTGVVIANEPPDVDCIVVHLAAVHCVWNKQGTPEVNYTFYGKFHNDKGSDCGNYLSVNNTIIGCKFPYKKEQRFDTFHTVLKHGDSKTEKDHELKGKVRLNPPTNLTVQNVSDSNLWYYWNQTSNGCVESEVRFRSNNKKWQSSKVSIGKQNYCINMPSSSSVYELQVRSRIGNDCGESEYWSDWSEPVTWGSNNGTETNQPNNTMSVWATVVSISAALTLVLLVMMLLHHERLRIIFIPVVPKPSLFHDDIEDWLRMSKGLKEGFKASYNERACPVREYCHVSQSDSESSDSSTSSVTTDQTDCSVFILANESEESTPCSSSTSVAVTLSEEQQVSV from the exons ATGACAACTACATTGCTTCTGCTTCTATGTCTGACAGGAGTTGTGATTGCCAATGAACCTCCAG ATGTGGACTGTATAGTGGTGCATCTGGCAGCTGTTCACTGTGTCTGGAATAAGCAGGGGACTCCAGAGGTCAATTACACCTTCTACGGCAA GTTCCATAATGACAAAGGCAGTGACTGCGGCAACTATCTGTCAGTGAACAACACAATCATCGGGTGTAAATTTCCCTACAAGAAAGAGCAGAGGTTCGATACATTTCACACGGTACTTAAACATGGCGACAGCAAGACTGAGAAGGACCATGAACTTAAAGGCAAAG TCAGGTTAAATCCACCAACCAACCTGACTGTCCAAAATGTATCAGACTCTAACCTGTGGTACTACTGGAATCAGACCTCTAATGGCTGTGTGGAGAGTGAGGTTCGCTTCAGGTCCAACAACAAGAAGTGGCAG TCTTCTAAAGTCAGTATTGGGAAGCAGAATTACTGCATCAACATGCCATCTAGTAGTTCCGTGTATGAGCTGCAAGTGAGAAGCAGAATAGGGAACGACTGTGGAGAGTCTGAATACTGGAGTGACTGGAGTGAGCCTGTTACGTGGGGATCCAACAATGGCACGG AAACTAATCAACCGAATAATACAATGTCTGTGTGGGCCACAGTGGTGTCAATTTCGGCTGCTCTCACCCTCGTCCTACTGGTCATGATGTTGCTGCACCATGAGAG GCTCAGAATTATCTTCATCCCTGTGGTTCCAAAGCCATCCCTGTTCCATGATGACATCGAG gattgGCTGCGAATGTCCAAAGGCCTTAAAGAAGGTTTTAAGGCTAGCTACAATGAGCGTGCCTGTCCTGTCCGCGAGTACTGCCACGTCTCCCAGTCCGACAGTGAGAGCTCTGACAGCTCCACCTCCTCTGTCACCACTGACCAAACTGACTGCTCCGTCTTCATCCTTGCCAACGAATCAGAAGAGTCCACACCCTGCTCCTCTTCCACCTCTGTTGCTGTCACTTTGTCTGAGGAGCAGCAGGTTTCTGTTTAG
- the snx12 gene encoding sorting nexin-12 isoform X2, giving the protein MSEPAVADTRRLNSKPQDLTDAYGPPSNFLEIDVYDPQIVGVGRNRYTTYEVRMRTNLPIFKLKDSCVRRRYSDFEWLKNELERDSKIVVPPLPGKALKRQLPFRGDEGLFEESFIEERRSGLEQFINRIAGHPLAQNERCLHMFLQEESIDRNYIPGKV; this is encoded by the exons ATGTCAGAGCCTGCGGTGGCCGACACTCGCCGGTTGAATTCAAAGCCCCAGGACCTGACGGATGCTTACGGCCCCCCCAGCAATTTCCTGGAAATAGACGTTTATGATCCACAAATCGTTGGAGTTGGACGAAACCGTTACACAACTTATGAAGTTCGCATGCGG ACAAACCTTCCCATTTTCAAACTGAAGGATTCCTGTGTGAGAAGAAGATACAGTGACTTTGAGTGGTTAAAGAATGAGCTGGAAAGAGACAGTAAG ATTGTAGTACCACCTCTGCCGGGTAAAGCCCTGAAGAGACAGTTGCCATTCCGCGGAGATGAAGGCCTTTTTGAGGAGTCCTTCATTGAGGAGCGACGATCGGGCCTGGAGCAGTTCATCAACAG AATTGCAGGTCACCCCTTGGCCCAGAACGAGCGCTGTCTTCACATGTTTCTGCAAGAGGAAAGCATTGACCGTAACTACATTCCCGGAAAA GTATGA
- the snx12 gene encoding sorting nexin-12 isoform X1, with protein MSEPAVADTRRLNSKPQDLTDAYGPPSNFLEIDVYDPQIVGVGRNRYTTYEVRMRTNLPIFKLKDSCVRRRYSDFEWLKNELERDSKIVVPPLPGKALKRQLPFRGDEGLFEESFIEERRSGLEQFINRIAGHPLAQNERCLHMFLQEESIDRNYIPGKVRH; from the exons ATGTCAGAGCCTGCGGTGGCCGACACTCGCCGGTTGAATTCAAAGCCCCAGGACCTGACGGATGCTTACGGCCCCCCCAGCAATTTCCTGGAAATAGACGTTTATGATCCACAAATCGTTGGAGTTGGACGAAACCGTTACACAACTTATGAAGTTCGCATGCGG ACAAACCTTCCCATTTTCAAACTGAAGGATTCCTGTGTGAGAAGAAGATACAGTGACTTTGAGTGGTTAAAGAATGAGCTGGAAAGAGACAGTAAG ATTGTAGTACCACCTCTGCCGGGTAAAGCCCTGAAGAGACAGTTGCCATTCCGCGGAGATGAAGGCCTTTTTGAGGAGTCCTTCATTGAGGAGCGACGATCGGGCCTGGAGCAGTTCATCAACAG AATTGCAGGTCACCCCTTGGCCCAGAACGAGCGCTGTCTTCACATGTTTCTGCAAGAGGAAAGCATTGACCGTAACTACATTCCCGGAAAAGTACGACACTAG